Proteins from one Paenibacillus amylolyticus genomic window:
- a CDS encoding pyrimidine/purine nucleoside phosphorylase, whose translation MSQFDQVSVVKEANIYYDGQVTSRTVILGDGSKVTLGIMLPGSYEFGTDSREIMEILSGDLKVLLPGEEEWQEIQGQATFHVPAESKFKLEIRSVTDYVCSYPAE comes from the coding sequence ATGTCACAATTCGATCAAGTCAGTGTAGTGAAAGAGGCCAACATTTATTATGATGGTCAGGTAACCAGCAGAACGGTTATTTTGGGGGATGGCAGCAAAGTGACTCTGGGCATCATGCTTCCAGGCAGTTATGAGTTCGGTACGGATTCCCGTGAAATTATGGAGATTCTGTCCGGCGATCTGAAAGTATTGCTTCCCGGAGAAGAAGAGTGGCAAGAGATTCAAGGTCAAGCTACGTTCCACGTGCCTGCCGAATCCAAATTTAAACTGGAGATACGCAGCGTTACTGACTACGTCTGCTCGTACCCGGCGGAATAA
- the purU gene encoding formyltetrahydrofolate deformylase, which translates to MEIHAKQVRPDAKNRADRARMLISCPDGPGIVAAVSHFLHQHGANIVQSDQYTMDPAGGMFFMRIEFDLAQLLHNLPKLEADFAEVASRFQMEWTLSAVSRKKKLAIFVSKEDHCLVELLWQWQAGDLDADIALVVSNHLDMKDYVESFGIPYHHIPVTADTKKEAEQRQLDVIGNDVDVIILARYMQIISPMFIEHYRNRIINIHHSFLPAFVGGKPYAQAYNRGVKIIGATAHYVTEELDGGPIIEQDVQRVSHGDDVTELKRIGRTIERVVLARAVKWHVEDRVLVHENKTVVF; encoded by the coding sequence ATGGAGATCCACGCTAAACAAGTACGTCCTGATGCTAAAAACCGCGCCGATCGTGCGCGCATGCTCATTTCCTGTCCGGATGGTCCAGGAATTGTTGCTGCCGTATCTCATTTCCTGCACCAGCATGGTGCAAACATTGTCCAGTCGGACCAGTACACCATGGACCCTGCTGGCGGCATGTTCTTTATGCGGATTGAGTTTGATCTGGCACAATTGCTCCACAACCTGCCGAAACTGGAAGCAGACTTTGCAGAAGTGGCAAGCCGTTTCCAGATGGAATGGACGTTATCTGCCGTCAGCCGCAAGAAGAAACTGGCTATCTTTGTATCCAAAGAAGATCACTGTCTGGTTGAATTGTTGTGGCAATGGCAGGCAGGCGACCTGGATGCCGATATTGCGCTTGTGGTCAGCAACCATTTAGACATGAAGGACTATGTAGAATCATTTGGCATTCCATATCATCATATTCCGGTTACAGCAGATACCAAAAAAGAAGCGGAACAGCGTCAACTGGACGTCATTGGCAATGATGTGGATGTGATCATTCTGGCTCGTTACATGCAGATTATCTCTCCCATGTTCATTGAGCACTACCGCAATCGAATCATTAATATCCACCATTCGTTCCTGCCAGCCTTTGTGGGTGGTAAACCGTATGCGCAGGCGTACAACCGAGGTGTCAAAATCATTGGTGCGACAGCGCACTATGTTACAGAAGAACTGGATGGCGGCCCGATTATTGAACAGGATGTGCAGCGTGTAAGTCATGGGGACGATGTCACCGAGCTGAAGCGTATTGGACGTACCATTGAGCGTGTTGTGCTTGCACGTGCCGTGAAATGGCATGTTGAAGATCGTGTTCTCGTTCATGAGAATAAAACCGTTGTATTTTAA
- a CDS encoding DUF2621 domain-containing protein, which produces MIFDSYAMILTSSSPSNWFMNTIAFWTFLLLGSMCIGGFFMMRKFLKVLPKADGKSKLDWQNYWVEASRHLWTDEAKAFLDQLVEPVPGPFRDIAKHSIAAEIGKIAVEDNATEVSRDHCIKGYIIATPKRDNKFLVKFLEKNKIDYSPYQHLIK; this is translated from the coding sequence ATGATTTTCGACTCCTACGCGATGATACTAACCAGCAGTTCTCCCAGCAATTGGTTTATGAATACGATCGCATTCTGGACTTTTCTATTGCTTGGCAGCATGTGTATCGGTGGATTTTTTATGATGCGCAAGTTTCTGAAAGTGCTGCCCAAAGCAGATGGTAAGTCCAAACTGGATTGGCAGAATTATTGGGTGGAAGCCAGCCGTCACTTGTGGACGGATGAAGCCAAAGCTTTTTTGGATCAACTGGTAGAGCCTGTACCTGGGCCATTTCGTGATATCGCCAAACATTCCATTGCTGCAGAGATCGGGAAAATTGCAGTGGAAGATAACGCTACGGAAGTATCGAGAGATCATTGCATCAAAGGATACATTATTGCCACACCGAAGCGGGATAATAAGTTTTTGGTCAAATTTTTGGAGAAAAACAAAATCGATTATTCCCCTTATCAACATTTGATTAAATAA
- a CDS encoding TIGR01777 family oxidoreductase — protein sequence MKIAICGGTGFVGGALVDYWLQAGHHVKVITRKLPDLHNPSKNLTYISWEQVEEQPHLLEGMDALVNLAGETLNQRWTTKAKLEIVESRVTTVARVARLVEFLEHKPEVVVQASAMAIYGTSPNETFDESSPQKSMNFPSRVSEQWEVAADAIKDVRLVKIRVSLVLGHKKGAFPLMKLPYMLGFGGKIGSGKQWTSWIHIMDIVRLIDFSIQNKQVSGPVNASSPNPVTNDEFGRTVGKVYHRPHWFPVPSFLIKTLVGELSVVLLQGQRVIPQKALDHGFQFTFPTLTQALEDLKHRGLSD from the coding sequence ATGAAAATTGCCATTTGTGGAGGTACCGGATTTGTAGGAGGGGCTCTTGTAGATTACTGGCTGCAAGCCGGGCACCATGTGAAAGTTATTACACGAAAACTGCCTGACTTGCATAATCCAAGTAAAAATCTTACATATATATCGTGGGAACAAGTCGAAGAACAGCCTCATCTGCTGGAAGGTATGGATGCTCTCGTTAACCTTGCAGGAGAAACGCTGAATCAACGGTGGACAACCAAGGCGAAGCTGGAGATTGTTGAATCCAGAGTAACGACCGTAGCACGGGTAGCCCGATTGGTCGAATTCCTGGAACACAAGCCGGAAGTGGTCGTTCAGGCTTCTGCCATGGCCATCTATGGAACCTCCCCTAACGAAACCTTTGATGAGAGCAGTCCGCAAAAATCAATGAATTTCCCGTCCCGGGTCTCGGAACAATGGGAAGTTGCGGCAGATGCAATCAAAGATGTGCGGCTCGTTAAAATCCGTGTGAGTTTGGTGCTTGGCCATAAAAAAGGTGCTTTTCCGTTGATGAAACTACCTTATATGCTGGGTTTCGGTGGCAAGATCGGCAGTGGCAAGCAATGGACCAGCTGGATTCACATTATGGATATCGTAAGACTTATTGATTTTAGCATCCAAAACAAACAAGTATCAGGTCCGGTCAATGCTTCCTCACCGAACCCTGTCACCAATGATGAATTTGGTCGTACAGTAGGCAAGGTGTATCATCGTCCACACTGGTTCCCCGTACCCAGCTTTCTAATTAAAACCTTGGTCGGAGAACTATCCGTTGTTCTGCTTCAAGGGCAAAGAGTCATTCCGCAAAAAGCACTCGACCACGGATTCCAATTCACCTTCCCTACCCTAACCCAGGCCCTGGAAGATCTGAAGCACCGCGGCTTGTCTGACTGA
- a CDS encoding DUF6382 domain-containing protein, whose amino-acid sequence MEELSRVQMGMLSSNQIPRLLPVHIREVDRNVTLQYDISGYKMLSQMLKSSKIKLRVLYGLLFQLADAFIECRQYMLEPRKLLIQEEYLFINGSFEQGELGMVYVPIMDSVEADSTPQQFRELVIRLMAHVQELQGEGIQRVLQLCDNERWDIRQLRELLLELYADEQESGGSAAFLSSRTSEARDDSRGNVHMSIAERDNRQATGNSRTYQSNASGQNAAVEPGLNFLQTQKTSESIEEDIPVRSRTFSGRLSPEQSSLESSNSMDKRRSNPYVSDSIEPVDAEAAEKPSTSKVTYIILGCMVAMALVWRFIYMEQPGQTQMILCMVISLGLLGVAGWTWKRKESPHKDSENKRSFSFNLGKHKGKQTEDEEEQFQESWRWNTADRKEERVKQATESVVEGNAQSRYQHLHMTPEHAEPPFVQRHVETVASTSELIPHDPVVEATVNLQNLAKGSFTGERPVMASYYLERRSGSGNQNERMDVQGASFVIGRSADMVQWVDTATGVSRAHVELSRNKSGYVIKDLGSVNGTILQGNILAPYKEYPLADGDTFTLAESVYTYRSIG is encoded by the coding sequence ATGGAGGAATTGAGCCGTGTGCAAATGGGAATGTTGTCCTCCAATCAGATTCCGCGACTTCTTCCTGTTCATATTCGGGAGGTAGATCGAAATGTGACTTTGCAGTATGACATATCAGGGTACAAGATGTTATCCCAGATGTTAAAGTCAAGCAAAATCAAGCTGCGTGTTCTATATGGTCTGTTGTTCCAGCTAGCCGATGCTTTCATAGAATGTCGACAATATATGCTGGAGCCTCGGAAATTATTGATCCAGGAAGAGTACTTGTTCATCAACGGTTCATTCGAACAGGGTGAGCTTGGGATGGTCTATGTACCAATCATGGATTCAGTTGAAGCTGATTCAACGCCTCAGCAATTCCGTGAGCTGGTGATCAGGCTGATGGCCCATGTACAGGAACTGCAGGGAGAAGGCATTCAGCGTGTTCTGCAGTTGTGTGACAACGAACGCTGGGATATCAGACAGTTGCGAGAGCTCCTGCTGGAATTATACGCAGACGAACAAGAGAGTGGAGGTAGCGCAGCATTTCTCTCATCCAGAACTTCGGAAGCACGCGATGATTCAAGAGGGAACGTGCATATGTCGATTGCTGAGCGGGATAACAGACAAGCCACTGGCAATTCTCGTACATATCAATCCAATGCTTCCGGTCAAAACGCTGCTGTGGAACCTGGGCTAAATTTTCTTCAGACGCAGAAAACAAGTGAATCCATAGAGGAAGACATTCCGGTGAGATCTCGAACCTTTTCAGGCAGGCTCTCACCTGAGCAATCTTCATTAGAGAGCTCCAACAGCATGGATAAGAGACGAAGTAACCCGTATGTTTCTGATTCGATAGAACCCGTTGACGCGGAAGCAGCGGAAAAACCGTCAACTTCCAAAGTGACCTATATCATACTGGGCTGTATGGTTGCCATGGCATTGGTATGGAGATTTATTTACATGGAGCAACCGGGACAGACGCAGATGATCCTGTGCATGGTAATAAGCCTTGGCTTGCTTGGGGTAGCAGGATGGACTTGGAAGCGTAAGGAAAGCCCTCATAAGGATTCAGAGAATAAGCGGTCGTTTTCATTCAATCTAGGTAAGCATAAAGGGAAGCAAACAGAAGATGAAGAGGAACAATTTCAGGAAAGCTGGCGCTGGAATACAGCTGATCGGAAAGAGGAACGTGTAAAACAAGCGACTGAATCGGTTGTAGAAGGAAATGCGCAATCCCGTTATCAACATCTTCATATGACACCTGAACATGCCGAACCACCGTTCGTTCAGCGCCATGTGGAAACGGTAGCTTCAACTTCAGAACTAATCCCACATGATCCAGTTGTGGAAGCAACCGTGAATCTGCAAAATCTGGCTAAAGGTAGCTTTACAGGGGAACGCCCAGTGATGGCGTCTTATTATCTTGAACGCAGATCTGGCAGTGGTAATCAAAATGAACGGATGGATGTGCAGGGCGCATCTTTTGTCATTGGAAGATCAGCAGACATGGTTCAGTGGGTAGACACAGCGACCGGGGTGTCCCGTGCTCATGTTGAATTGAGCCGGAACAAATCGGGCTATGTCATTAAGGATCTGGGTTCCGTCAATGGAACCATTCTTCAGGGCAATATTCTTGCTCCGTATAAGGAGTATCCATTGGCGGATGGAGACACATTTACTCTTGCGGAATCAGTCTACACTTATCGGTCGATTGGATAA
- a CDS encoding prepilin peptidase, protein MQWFYIACGIYIIAAFITDIRSMKIPNRLTLPVTIAGILAHIIWGGWEGFLFSAAGFAAGFGILFLMYVSGAVGAGDVKLFGGIGAWTGFAFGIHVIIYSVLYAGAIGLVILLFRKDSAKRIRGMAGNLAGFFMLGSLKLLNTEKTLKFPFMLAVLPGYITVLISGLFH, encoded by the coding sequence GTGCAGTGGTTCTACATTGCCTGTGGCATATACATTATTGCAGCTTTTATTACCGACATTCGATCCATGAAAATTCCAAATCGATTAACGTTACCCGTGACTATTGCCGGTATACTGGCCCATATCATATGGGGAGGTTGGGAAGGTTTTTTGTTCTCGGCCGCTGGATTTGCAGCAGGTTTTGGTATTTTGTTCCTGATGTATGTAAGCGGGGCAGTAGGGGCTGGAGATGTGAAATTATTTGGTGGGATTGGCGCATGGACGGGATTTGCTTTTGGCATTCATGTCATTATTTACTCCGTTTTGTATGCGGGAGCCATTGGTTTAGTGATACTTCTATTCCGGAAGGACTCGGCCAAACGGATACGAGGCATGGCAGGCAATCTTGCAGGGTTCTTCATGCTGGGTTCCCTCAAGTTGCTGAATACAGAGAAGACATTGAAGTTTCCATTTATGCTTGCCGTATTACCCGGGTATATCACGGTGCTTATCTCAGGACTTTTCCACTAA
- a CDS encoding pilus assembly protein, which translates to MNDRDRFGGGIMDKQQRYEKDSAQLQIRLTRIIRLQRLKSLNKQVCSPKKEQGSMVLEASLVLPVFLFFIMFLIFIVQMTLISTALQSTAGEAVKQLSTKIYPVSLAFTPSDSAGGEGSGGGWKIPELSLTEWAEDYASSLPEPLSDWVRSAAASGEQPLQEIKTAVLETVLDPTVKPLLQPFIEPTLLNMERVHVNGISIPDLKNKTNPYFRLELSYELPVKVPFLSKPLRIQAAAAERVWIGDTGEGSDGSAGDGDTAGSATVLLKPDPAYIGNNATIKVKVEPGATANLTIFYKSGESSAKHIGWATADENGIIEWTWFVGTRTTEGTWSFVVETGDGTKTETTFNVASRK; encoded by the coding sequence TTGAATGATCGGGATCGTTTCGGTGGAGGGATTATGGATAAGCAGCAACGATATGAAAAAGACAGCGCACAATTACAGATTCGTTTAACCAGAATAATCAGATTGCAACGTTTGAAGTCTCTGAATAAGCAGGTATGTTCTCCGAAAAAGGAACAGGGCAGCATGGTTCTGGAAGCATCACTGGTGTTGCCTGTTTTTCTGTTCTTTATCATGTTTCTCATCTTCATTGTGCAAATGACTCTAATCTCCACAGCGCTACAGAGCACAGCAGGGGAAGCGGTGAAGCAGTTATCAACGAAAATATATCCTGTTTCCCTTGCATTCACACCTTCTGATTCTGCCGGTGGTGAAGGCTCTGGAGGTGGGTGGAAGATACCGGAGTTGTCTCTGACGGAATGGGCAGAAGATTATGCTTCTTCTCTGCCCGAGCCATTAAGTGATTGGGTACGTTCAGCAGCGGCCAGCGGTGAACAACCACTACAGGAGATCAAGACAGCCGTTTTGGAAACCGTGCTTGATCCCACGGTAAAACCACTGCTTCAACCGTTTATCGAGCCAACTCTGCTGAATATGGAGCGTGTTCATGTGAATGGTATTTCGATACCTGATCTGAAAAACAAAACCAATCCATATTTCCGACTTGAACTGAGTTATGAATTGCCTGTAAAAGTTCCATTTCTCAGTAAACCGCTTCGGATTCAGGCTGCTGCGGCAGAACGGGTATGGATTGGTGATACCGGAGAAGGATCAGATGGCAGCGCAGGAGATGGGGATACTGCGGGTTCAGCAACGGTACTGTTGAAGCCCGACCCGGCTTACATAGGCAACAATGCAACGATCAAGGTCAAGGTAGAACCAGGAGCAACCGCCAACTTAACGATATTTTACAAGTCAGGTGAAAGTTCTGCGAAGCATATCGGATGGGCCACCGCAGATGAGAATGGAATAATTGAATGGACCTGGTTTGTTGGCACTCGGACAACAGAAGGAACATGGAGTTTTGTGGTCGAGACAGGGGACGGTACCAAGACAGAGACTACGTTTAACGTAGCTTCCAGAAAATAA
- a CDS encoding TadE/TadG family type IV pilus assembly protein, whose product MNSSRILRLKKEEGSFTVEASLIFPVVLFILVLLLFFTMYMYQKTFLNQHAYAASERAAYSWDNSHKQAMTGEFVAGEHDNLYWRLTDDRMLGALFGWAGADNQVSVSIPAGEGGSLSEQKLAQAVQHMPSAMKGTIEYQNSLIQRKVTTKLEQVISLPLPSFLFDSGNRVLTQGSSAVVEPVEFIRTVDLVRYYAAKFKGKGGAATSTAAEAGQVVQHFGKSKK is encoded by the coding sequence ATGAATTCTTCCCGAATACTTAGGCTGAAAAAGGAAGAAGGGAGCTTCACTGTTGAAGCCTCCCTGATCTTCCCTGTTGTGTTGTTTATTCTCGTGTTATTGCTCTTCTTCACCATGTATATGTATCAAAAAACATTCCTGAATCAACATGCCTATGCAGCTTCCGAACGTGCAGCCTATAGCTGGGACAACAGTCACAAACAGGCGATGACGGGTGAATTCGTCGCTGGAGAACATGACAATCTGTATTGGAGACTGACGGATGATCGGATGCTTGGAGCGCTGTTTGGCTGGGCGGGAGCAGACAATCAGGTTAGCGTCTCGATACCTGCCGGAGAAGGGGGAAGTCTCTCGGAACAGAAATTGGCCCAAGCGGTTCAACATATGCCCTCAGCCATGAAAGGAACGATTGAGTATCAGAATTCTCTGATTCAGCGGAAAGTAACAACCAAGCTAGAACAAGTGATTTCTTTGCCTCTTCCTTCTTTTTTGTTTGATTCAGGTAACCGGGTTCTAACTCAAGGATCGTCCGCAGTTGTTGAACCGGTTGAATTCATTCGAACGGTAGATTTGGTCCGTTATTACGCCGCCAAGTTTAAAGGCAAGGGTGGTGCGGCGACCAGTACAGCGGCAGAGGCCGGACAGGTTGTGCAGCATTTTGGCAAAAGCAAAAAGTGA
- a CDS encoding Flp1 family type IVb pilin gives MMELMKRKVAGFWKEEDGLGTLELILIIGVIIIIAVIFRKQIEALVTDLLDKVDTKSNEFFPNT, from the coding sequence ATGATGGAATTGATGAAAAGAAAAGTAGCTGGATTTTGGAAGGAAGAGGACGGACTAGGCACGTTGGAGCTAATTCTGATCATTGGGGTTATTATCATTATTGCTGTGATATTTAGAAAGCAAATAGAGGCATTGGTGACTGACCTTCTAGACAAAGTAGACACAAAAAGTAATGAATTCTTCCCGAATACTTAG
- a CDS encoding type II secretion system F family protein gives MLLPVIVAGMLGTGWLVLDRTRGQTYRHLRKLDMEGLRMKKLHGPFLFILDKFEIGRRLPVLMFRMQHAIQKMYGIQHSGEKTMLYCAEMLTYTWLMLLMGCLLTLVGDMGIGGMAGGLALGIALPFALYKDLNTKVQRRDQDILMELPELLNRIVLLVGAGETVQRAIVHCVTSQGERDHPLYNELRKTVGDWNNGYSFQQSFEQFSRRCGVQEVTIFTTTVLLNFRRGGGDFVLALRDLSHVLWEKRKAVSRAKGEQASSKLVFPMVLIFFTIVVMIGTPAFMMMNM, from the coding sequence ATGCTGCTTCCTGTTATAGTCGCAGGGATGCTTGGAACGGGATGGCTTGTGTTGGATCGAACCCGGGGGCAGACCTACCGGCATCTGCGCAAGCTGGATATGGAAGGATTACGAATGAAGAAATTGCATGGTCCCTTCCTGTTTATATTGGACAAGTTCGAGATTGGACGCAGATTGCCTGTGCTCATGTTTCGGATGCAACATGCCATTCAGAAAATGTATGGCATTCAGCACAGTGGGGAGAAAACGATGCTCTATTGCGCTGAAATGTTGACCTATACGTGGCTCATGCTGCTGATGGGCTGCCTTTTGACACTCGTGGGAGATATGGGTATCGGAGGCATGGCAGGTGGACTCGCGTTAGGAATAGCATTACCTTTTGCACTCTATAAAGACCTCAATACCAAGGTCCAGCGGAGAGATCAGGATATCCTTATGGAGCTACCGGAGCTGTTAAATCGAATTGTTCTGCTGGTTGGTGCAGGCGAAACCGTTCAGCGTGCCATCGTCCACTGTGTGACAAGCCAGGGTGAACGGGATCATCCGCTATACAACGAACTCAGAAAGACCGTGGGAGATTGGAATAATGGTTACTCGTTTCAACAATCATTTGAACAGTTCAGCCGCCGCTGCGGTGTACAGGAAGTGACGATTTTTACGACAACGGTGCTGCTGAATTTCCGGCGTGGGGGAGGTGACTTTGTATTGGCGCTGCGGGATCTGTCACATGTGTTGTGGGAGAAACGCAAGGCTGTCAGTCGGGCAAAGGGAGAACAGGCTTCTTCCAAACTGGTGTTTCCGATGGTACTTATCTTTTTTACGATTGTGGTTATGATCGGGACACCTGCTTTTATGATGATGAATATGTAG
- a CDS encoding type II secretion system F family protein — protein MLTDYTVYTLSRRQRMVCMLISGLLFFGIGLLFYHHWLAGAILAAGCIWVPKHWTKVLLERKRMTLSLHFKQALYALSSALAAGKSVENGFKESVEDLRMLNPEADTDLIREFTILRTRMEYGQNIEEALEDFSDRAQIEDITNFADVFITCKRTGGDLVEVVRRTSAVIGEKLDIQQDIMVAVAQKKFESKVMFAAPFIFLIFLNLTAKDFMEPLYSGMGYLISTGALAVLACCYLWINRIMDIKV, from the coding sequence ATGTTGACGGATTACACCGTATATACGCTTTCCCGGAGACAACGAATGGTCTGTATGCTGATTAGCGGTCTGCTGTTTTTTGGCATCGGATTACTGTTCTACCATCACTGGTTGGCTGGGGCAATCCTGGCTGCGGGCTGTATATGGGTACCAAAACATTGGACCAAAGTGCTGCTGGAACGAAAAAGAATGACACTCAGTTTACATTTTAAGCAAGCGTTATATGCATTATCTTCAGCACTTGCCGCAGGAAAATCGGTGGAAAATGGATTCAAGGAGTCCGTGGAGGATCTGCGGATGTTGAACCCGGAAGCCGATACCGATCTGATTCGTGAGTTCACGATATTGCGAACACGGATGGAGTATGGACAAAACATTGAAGAGGCACTAGAAGACTTTTCGGATCGGGCGCAGATCGAGGACATTACGAACTTTGCAGATGTGTTTATTACATGTAAACGAACGGGCGGAGATCTGGTTGAGGTTGTTCGCCGTACCTCGGCTGTTATAGGAGAAAAGCTGGATATTCAGCAGGATATTATGGTCGCAGTTGCACAGAAAAAATTTGAATCGAAGGTGATGTTTGCCGCCCCTTTTATTTTTCTGATTTTTCTGAATTTGACTGCCAAGGACTTTATGGAGCCGTTATACAGCGGGATGGGGTATCTCATCTCTACGGGTGCACTTGCAGTGCTGGCCTGCTGTTATCTGTGGATTAATCGCATTATGGATATCAAAGTGTAA
- a CDS encoding ATPase, T2SS/T4P/T4SS family — MTDSSNRILDREEQFQMMRREVRAGLDLTSSAGDDELWQGIERKVLTDPKLDDLTSGERHTLVQRLFDSFRGLDILQPLVDHPDITEIMINSHKEIFVEQEGEVSQIPLEFESRERLEDIIQMIVSGVNRIVNESSPIVDARLKDGSRVNIVLPPIALKGPTMTIRKFPSEPMKMSDLIEKGALHEEAAELLQQLVRSKYNIFIGGGTGSGKTTFLNALSQFIPADERIITIEDSAELQVVTVPNLVSLETRNANTEGKGQISIRDLIKSSLRMRPNRIVIGEVRGAEALDMLQAMNTGHDGSLSTGHANTISDMISRLETMVLSGADLPIAVVRQQISSAIDIFVHLSRLRDRSRRVTEISEVIGMQNGEVLLNPLFRFQEQEEREGKIIGGLIQVGKLNQVDKIQMAGLGEWLDAYIEQYSVEKDSSDNNVN, encoded by the coding sequence ATGACGGATTCATCCAATAGAATACTGGATCGTGAAGAACAGTTTCAGATGATGCGCAGGGAAGTCAGGGCTGGGCTCGATTTAACCTCTTCAGCAGGAGATGATGAACTGTGGCAGGGGATAGAACGCAAAGTGCTCACAGATCCGAAGCTGGATGATCTGACCTCAGGAGAGCGTCATACGCTGGTACAGCGATTGTTTGACTCCTTTCGAGGATTGGATATTTTGCAGCCGCTCGTGGACCATCCCGATATTACGGAGATTATGATTAATAGTCACAAGGAGATCTTTGTCGAGCAGGAAGGTGAAGTCAGCCAGATCCCCCTTGAATTTGAGTCCAGGGAACGGCTTGAGGATATTATCCAGATGATTGTGTCCGGGGTAAACCGGATTGTGAATGAGTCTTCTCCAATTGTAGATGCCCGTTTAAAGGATGGTTCACGGGTCAATATCGTGTTGCCTCCTATTGCTCTGAAAGGCCCCACGATGACGATTCGTAAATTCCCCAGTGAACCGATGAAGATGTCCGATCTGATTGAAAAGGGAGCCCTGCATGAGGAAGCGGCAGAATTATTGCAGCAGTTGGTACGGAGCAAATATAACATCTTCATTGGAGGGGGAACCGGATCGGGAAAAACAACATTTCTGAACGCATTATCCCAGTTTATCCCTGCCGATGAGCGGATTATTACCATTGAGGATTCGGCTGAGCTACAGGTTGTTACGGTACCGAATCTGGTATCACTGGAAACGCGGAATGCCAATACCGAAGGTAAAGGACAGATATCCATTCGGGATCTGATCAAGTCTTCCTTACGGATGCGTCCAAACCGAATTGTAATTGGTGAGGTAAGGGGTGCAGAAGCGCTGGATATGTTACAGGCCATGAACACAGGTCATGATGGCTCTTTATCAACTGGGCATGCGAATACCATCTCGGACATGATCAGCAGACTAGAAACGATGGTACTCAGTGGTGCGGATCTTCCCATTGCGGTTGTAAGGCAGCAGATTAGTTCAGCAATCGATATTTTTGTACATCTGTCCCGGTTACGAGATCGCTCACGGCGGGTGACAGAGATCAGTGAAGTGATTGGCATGCAGAACGGTGAGGTTTTGCTGAATCCATTGTTTCGTTTCCAGGAACAAGAAGAGCGTGAAGGCAAAATAATTGGTGGACTAATACAGGTCGGAAAGTTGAATCAGGTGGATAAAATTCAGATGGCTGGGCTTGGGGAATGGCTGGATGCATACATAGAACAATATAGTGTTGAAAAAGATTCATCGGATAACAACGTGAATTAA